From Ananas comosus cultivar F153 linkage group 8, ASM154086v1, whole genome shotgun sequence, one genomic window encodes:
- the LOC109713808 gene encoding protein TORNADO 2: protein MALSNTIIAAINFAAVLLSVPVIAAGVWLSTQADNACVKLIQWPIIVLGIVVLVVALAGFVGAFWRIPGLLLFYLAAMVMLILALAGLVVFIFVVTSGGGAHLAPSRMFLEYELDDYSGWLRRQVEGTERWNRIKACLSSTSTCSELNQTYNLAQDFFNAELSPLQSGCCKPPTRCGYTFVNPTYWISPIDTASDVDCVLWSNDQMQLCYSCSSCKAGLLANLRREWRRADLLLVAALIALITVYAMGCYAFRAAKTDDIFRRYKQGYT from the exons ATGGCCCTCAGCAACACCATCATTGCCGCTATTAACTTCGCGGCGGTGCTCCTCTCCGTCCCCGTCATCGCCGCCGGGGTCTGGCTCTCCACGCAGGCTGACAACGCCTGCGTGAAGCTCATCCAATGGCCCATCATCGTCCTCGGCATCGTCGTCCTCGTCGTGGCCCTCGCGGGCTTCGTGGGCGCATTCTGGCGCATTCCGGGGCTCCTCCTCTTCTACCTCGCGGCCATGGTCATGCTCATCCTCGCTCTCGCGGGTCTTGTCGTATTCATCTTTGTCGTGactagcggcggcggcgcgcacCTGGCGCCAAGCCGGATGTTCTTGGAGTATGAGCTCGACGACTACTCCGGTTGGCTGCGGCGGCAGGTGGAGGGGACGGAGAGGTGGAATCGGATCAAGGCGTGTTTGAGCTCGACCTCGACGTGCTCGGAGCTCAACCAGACGTATAATTTGGCGCAGGATTTCTTCAATGCCGAGCTTAGTCCTTTACAA TCCGGATGCTGCAAGCCGCCAACGCGCTGCGGCTACACGTTCGTGAACCCGACGTACTGGATCAGCCCGATCGACACGGCTTCCGACGTCGACTGCGTGCTGTGGAGCAACGACCAGATGCAGCTGTGCTACTCCTGCTCCTCCTGCAAGGCCGGCCTGCTCGCCAACCTGCGGCGCGAGTGGCGCCGCGCCGACCTCCTCCTCGTGGCCGCCCTCATTGCGCTCATCACCGTCTACGCCATGGGCTGCTACGCCTTCCGCGCTGCCAAGACCGACGACATCTTCCGACGGTACAAGCAGGGATATACGTAG